One Microlunatus soli genomic window carries:
- a CDS encoding HelD family protein, translating into MPESPSTTESAASRSDQIADGSDQITDQAILAERRHMEESRAALRQMRDRVSGLSAEGAAAVSEGPNVSTVHLKQVLYRRVKSLQDDPTVPLFFGRIDYLRSDLPPQVYIGRRHVTGEAGGEPMVIDWRAPVALPFYRATRDEPMGIGLRRRFGFHSGLLTAFEDEDLAAGEELQNSDILEAEIERPRTGPMRDIVATIQPEQDVIVRTDLAQSVCVQGAPGTGKTAVGLHRAAFLLYAYREQLSRSGVLVIGPNDSFLSYIADVLPALGEIDATQATVESLVSKATGLAVGRLEDATTAVIKGDSRMADVIKRAVWSHLRPADSTLVVPRGAHQWRVAAYLADEMVEAIKNRGVRYAAGREILPQRLAHQVLLRMEAAGDSPDDRVQNAVARSKPVKAYAEQLWPALDAAKLIMRLLSEPEFLAEHADGLLSEQEQQQILLAKPPRSVRSMKWSTADIVLVDEAADQLNRTSSVGHVIIDEAQDLSAMQLRAVGRRASTGSVTVLGDLAQATTPWATTSWADTLGYLGKPAATVEELVAGFRVPAAVIEFAGRLLPSIAPDLTPPHSIRRTRGDLVLTPSRSPEDDLADAVRTALKSEGSIGLITPDALLDKVSAGLTDHGIDFAVLGQETDPVDTAAFERRVDIVPASIAKGLEFDHVVLYEPAAIVTGEPDRTTGLRRLYVCLTRAVTSLQIVHTEPLPEQLTAA; encoded by the coding sequence ATGCCCGAAAGCCCGTCCACCACCGAGTCCGCCGCCTCCCGATCCGACCAGATCGCCGACGGGTCAGATCAGATCACCGATCAGGCGATCCTCGCCGAGCGTCGTCACATGGAAGAATCCCGCGCCGCGCTGCGGCAGATGCGCGACCGGGTCTCCGGCCTGTCCGCCGAAGGAGCCGCCGCCGTCAGCGAGGGCCCGAACGTCTCGACGGTGCACCTCAAGCAGGTGCTCTACCGCCGGGTGAAGTCGCTGCAGGACGATCCGACGGTCCCGCTGTTCTTCGGCCGGATCGACTACCTGCGCTCCGATCTGCCGCCACAGGTGTACATCGGTCGACGGCATGTCACCGGTGAGGCCGGCGGCGAACCGATGGTGATCGACTGGCGGGCGCCGGTCGCGCTCCCCTTCTACCGAGCCACCCGCGACGAGCCGATGGGCATCGGCCTGCGCCGCCGTTTCGGTTTCCACAGTGGCCTGCTGACCGCCTTCGAGGACGAGGACCTGGCGGCCGGCGAAGAGCTGCAGAACTCCGACATCCTGGAAGCCGAGATCGAGCGCCCGCGGACCGGGCCGATGCGTGACATCGTCGCCACCATCCAGCCCGAGCAGGACGTGATCGTCCGGACCGATCTGGCGCAGTCGGTCTGTGTGCAGGGTGCACCGGGCACCGGGAAGACCGCGGTGGGTCTGCACCGGGCCGCCTTCCTGCTGTACGCCTACCGCGAGCAGCTGTCCCGATCCGGTGTGCTGGTGATCGGTCCGAACGACAGCTTCCTGTCCTACATCGCCGACGTACTGCCGGCGCTGGGCGAGATCGACGCCACCCAAGCGACCGTGGAATCCCTGGTGAGCAAGGCGACCGGGCTGGCGGTCGGCCGGCTGGAGGACGCTACGACGGCGGTGATCAAGGGCGACAGCCGGATGGCCGACGTGATCAAGAGAGCAGTCTGGAGCCACCTGCGCCCCGCCGACAGCACCTTGGTGGTCCCGCGCGGCGCCCATCAGTGGCGGGTTGCGGCCTATCTCGCCGACGAGATGGTCGAGGCGATCAAGAACCGTGGGGTCCGGTACGCCGCCGGCCGGGAGATCCTGCCGCAACGACTGGCCCATCAGGTGCTGCTGCGGATGGAAGCGGCCGGCGACTCCCCCGACGACCGGGTGCAGAATGCGGTGGCCCGCAGCAAGCCGGTGAAGGCCTACGCCGAGCAGCTCTGGCCCGCCCTCGATGCGGCAAAGTTGATCATGCGACTGCTGTCGGAGCCGGAGTTCCTGGCCGAGCACGCCGACGGCCTGCTGAGCGAGCAGGAACAGCAACAGATCCTGCTGGCCAAGCCACCGCGTTCGGTGCGTTCGATGAAGTGGTCGACCGCCGACATTGTGTTGGTTGACGAGGCGGCCGACCAGCTCAACCGGACCTCAAGTGTCGGGCATGTGATCATCGATGAGGCTCAGGACCTGTCGGCGATGCAGTTGCGCGCGGTCGGTCGTCGGGCCAGCACCGGATCGGTGACCGTGCTCGGTGATCTTGCGCAGGCGACGACGCCGTGGGCGACGACTTCCTGGGCCGACACGCTGGGCTACCTGGGCAAGCCTGCCGCCACGGTGGAGGAACTGGTCGCCGGCTTCCGGGTGCCGGCTGCAGTGATCGAGTTCGCCGGACGGCTGTTGCCGAGTATCGCCCCGGACCTGACGCCGCCGCACTCGATCCGCCGGACCCGTGGTGACCTCGTCCTAACGCCGTCCCGATCACCAGAGGATGATCTTGCCGACGCCGTCCGGACTGCATTGAAGTCCGAGGGCAGCATCGGGCTGATCACTCCGGATGCCTTACTGGACAAGGTTTCTGCCGGCCTGACCGATCACGGCATCGACTTCGCCGTGCTCGGCCAGGAAACCGACCCGGTGGACACTGCTGCCTTCGAGCGACGGGTCGACATTGTGCCGGCCTCGATCGCCAAGGGCCTTGAGTTCGACCATGTCGTGCTGTACGAACCGGCCGCCATCGTCACCGGCGAGCCGGATCGGACGACCGGTCTGCGCCGGCTGTATGTCTGCCTGACCCGCGCCGTCACCTCCTTACAGATCGTGCACACCGAGCCACTACCCGAGCAGCTCACGGCGGCCTGA